The Natrarchaeobius halalkaliphilus DNA segment ACGAAGCGGTTCACGCCGCCAGAGAGCTCGCGGCGGACATCCGCCTGGACGCGACGGCGACGGGCCAACTCGTCATCTTCGAATCCGTCGTCGAAGAGATCTCCGACTCGGCGCTCAGGAGCCTCTTCGCCGCCTTCGTGCTCACGGCGATGTTCCTCGTCCTCTCGTACTGGTGGCTCGAGGGACGGGCAATTTACGGCGTGCTCAACCTCGTTCCCGTCTTGCTCTCCGTCGCGTTGCTCGCCGGATCGATGCGCTACTTCGGCGTTCCGCTCAGCCCGATCAACGCGCCGATCCTCTCGGTGTCGATCGGACTCGGCGTCGACTACACGGTTCACTTCATGCACCGCTTCGTCGACGAGTACGAGAGCGGCAAGGAGGTCCACGACGCGTTGCTCGTCACCGTCCGGGGAACCGGCGGCGCACTCACCGGGAGTATGCTCACGACGGTCTGCGGTCTCGGCGTGTTGTATCTCGCGTTGATCCCGCTGATCATGGAGTTTGGCCTCTTGCTCGCCCTCGGGGTCTTTTACGCCTGGCTCTCCTCGATCCTCGTCCTCCCCTCGACGATCGTGGTCTGGGATCGCCTCGAGAACGGATACGAGCTACGCGACCGACTGCCGTGGGACGCAGACCGGTCGTAGCCGTCGACTCGTCCCGACGGGCTCATACGGTTTGCTGTGACTTTTAACCGGAGCGACCGCGAGCCATCCTGCGGTCGCTCCGGTAACGACTCACAGTAGACCGTATCAGAACGGAAACAGCGAATCCGCGTCCGGATCGCGTTCTAACAGTTCGATCTCGTGGCCGTCCTGATCGGTCGTAAAGGCGTACATGTCGTCGTTGCTCCCTGGATCGCGATACTCCGGCGCGTCACGCTCCATCAGTCGCTCCCAGTCCTCCTCGAGGTCGTCGACGCGGACGCAGAGGTGTCCCCAGGCGTCGCCCGTCTCGTAGCTCCGGCCGTCGTAGTTGTAGGTCAACTCGACGGACATCGCCTCCTCGGCCGCGTCTCGAGGCTCGACGAAGTAGTTCGCGAAGCTGTCGGATTCCCAGCGACCGACCTCGTCGTACTCGAACTTGCGCGTCCAGAAGCCGAGCGCCTCGTCGGCGTCCTCGACGCGGATCATGGTGTGATCGAGCGACCACAGCGCCCCCTCGTCGGGGTCGCGCTGGACGATTTCGATCTCGTGACCGTCGGGGTCTTTGACGAAGGCGTACCGACCGCCGCAGGACTCGGGGTCGCGATAGTCCTCGACGCCCTCGTCCATCAGCTGCTCGTAGTACGCCTCGAGTTCGCCCTCGGGAACGCGAACCGCGACGTGTCCCCAGGCGTCCCCGACCGCGAGTTCGTCGGTTCCCTCGTTGTGAGTCAACTCGAGCAGCGCGCCCTCCTCGTGCATCTCTTCGGGGCCGAGGTAGACGATGGTGAAGCCGTCGCCCTCGTGGCGGTCTTTCTCCTCGTACTCGAGGTGGCTCTCGTACCACTCGAGTGAGTCCTCGAGGTTCGAGACGCGGACCATGACGTGATCGAGCGTTCCGTCCATGGGTGTGTCCACGAGAACTCGAATCAAAAGCGTGGCGGAGCCGGGTATCTCAACCTGAACCGGCCCGTCCAACTCGAGGCGCTCGACGGCTCCCGCGATATCGAACCGACGGTCGAGCCCGTCAGCGCGGCTCGAGTCCGACGCCCTCGGCCAGAAGTTCGTGCGAACGAAGCGCGTGATCGTGATCGGCGACGACGTGCTTGATCATCACTTCGTCGACGCCGACGCGGCCGGCGAGTTGCTCGAGCAGCCCCGCGAGCGTGTCCGGGTCTCCGGAGATCGTCTGTGGCCACTCGTCGGGACCGAGCGTGGCGGGCGTCGGCTCGGGAACGCCGCCGAGTTCGTCGACGGCCTCCTCGACGGACGGAATGCCCTCGAGAGCGCCGCGTTGCAGTCGCCTGTAGAACGCCTCGGAAACCGCCCGTCGTCGCGCGGCCTCCTCGTCGGTCTCCGCACAGATCGCGTCTACCGCGATCATTCCGTGGGGTTCGTCGACGCTACCGGCCAGCTCCGTCGACCGGAACTGGTCGCGGTATTCCTCGAACGCGTTCGCGGCGAACTGCGGCCGGATAAACGCCGCGAAACAGTACCGCAAGCCGAGTTTGCCAGCGATCGCCGCGCTCGACGGCCCCGATCCGAGCACCCACGGGACCGGCGCGGACTCGCTCGAGCGCGGGATCTCCAGGTCGCCGTAGTCGTGGCCGTCGGGGTAATCGTCGAAGAGGTGATTCACGACCGCCGTGATCTTCTCGGCGTGGTCCTCGTCGGGGTTCTGGACGTGACGCTCCGTCTCGAGGGCGCGGTCGGCGGCCGGCGACCCGTTCGCCCGGCCGAGCCCCGCGTCGATTCGACCCGGTGCGAGTGCGTCCAGCGCGCCGAACACCTCCGCGACCTTGAACGGGCTGTAGTGGTTGAGCAGTACCGCCCCCGAGCCGATCCGGATCGAGTCGGTTTCGGCGGCGAGGTGGCCGAGCAGTACCTCGGGCGTCGTTCCGGCGTTGATGTCCGCCGTGCCGTGGTGCTCGGCCACCCAGAATCGGGAGTAACCGAGGCGTTCGGCCTGTTGTGCGGACTCGACGGTGTTCGCGTAGGCATCGGCTGCGGTACCGTCGTCTGGAACCGGCGAGAGGTCGACAGCGGAGAGCTCCATACACCCGGATTGGGGGACTCCAAGAGATAATGGTTTGGCTCTGCCGTCCGGGATGCCGGTTCGACTCCACTGGCGGGGACGACCGACCGACTCCGTCGTCGGCCACGGCGGATCGGCTAGGGGATCGATCGAGAGACCCGGATAAATCTAGCGGGGCCGGCCCGCCGGAGGTCACCGACGGAGAATCAGCTTCAGCACGTCCTCGTCCTCGAGGACGTGATCGGTGCCGACCTGTTGTTCGTCGTGGGTCGCGCTGGGACCGGTGACGCGGGCGAAGCGAAACCGTTCTTCCATCTCGCCGCCGAGGTTCTCGATCGCCTCCCCGACGGTCGACCCCGTCTCGATGACGAGCGGTTCCTCCCAGTCGATCCCGCGGCTGGGTTTGTTCATGTACACCCGAATAAGCCCCAGATTCTCCCAGAGCCGATCTTTGAGCGCGTCGAGGCCGCGTTCTTTTTCGGCGCTGATGAACGTCACCTCGTCGGGATCGAGGTCGCGGTCGCGCAGCTGGTCGTCGACCGTCTCCTTGTACTCCGGCTCGATCAGGTCGACTTTGTTGACGCAGGTGATCGAGGGGATGTACTCGCGATTTTCCATCAGGCCGTCGATCAGCCGGTCGATGGTCACCGTCTCCTGGAGGTTCAAAACGGCGTTGACGTAGCCGTGTTCGCGGAGCACGTCCGAAATCGTCTCCTCGTCTAGATCCTGATCGGCGCTCGAGGTGATCTTGATGCCGTCTTTGATCTTCGGCCGGACGGTAACCCGGGGCGGCTCGCGGTCGACGCGGATGTTGATGTCGTAGAGCTCCTCCTGGAGCCGGTCGTACTGGTCGATCTCGAACACCGAGAGGACGAAGACGATCAGGTCAGCGTTTCGGACGACTGCGAGGACCTGCTGGCCGTCGCCCCGGCCGCTGGCTGCGCCTTCGATCAGCCCGGGCACGTCGAGCATCTGAATGTTCGCCCCGCGGTGGCTGAGCATTCCGGGATTGACGTCGAGCGTCGTGAACTCGTAGGAGCCGATCTCGCTTTCGGCGTTGGTCAGCGAGTTCAACAGCGACGACTTTCCGACGCTCGGAAAGCCAACCAGCGCGACCGTCGCATCGCCGTGTTTCTCGACGGAGTAACCGCCTCCACCCCCCGACGAACTCTGGTTCTGGAGTTTCTCTTTTTTATCCGCAAGCTTCGACTTCAGCCGGCCGATGTGGGCCTCCGTCGACTTGTTGTAGGGCGTGTTGGCGATTTCCTCCTCGATTGCATCGATCTCCTCCTCGAGCCCCATTTGTCTGTATCCAGCCGTCCGCGCGGAAAAACACTTTCCATGCGACCCCGCGGCGACGCGAGTCGCAGGGGGAAACCCGAGCAGTAACGCCGCCTCGAGCGGGAGCGATCCGAGAATCGTCGGATGCCGCAGTCGGGAAGTCGCCCGGACTTATGTCGTCTCGGGACGACGACGGGGTATGGAGATCGAGCTTCGGTTCTTCGCGACCTTTCGCGACGCCGTCGGGCAGAAGGAACGAACGGGAACGTTCGAGGACGGTGAGACCGTCGGGGACGTTCTCTCGAGTCTCGAATCGGAGTACGAGGGACTCGAGGGGCAGCTGATCGAGAACGGGGCGGTTCGGGATCAACTGAGCGTGTTGAAAAACGGTCGTGACGTGGTGCACATGGCGGGAACCGAGACCACGCTCGAGGACGGCGACGTGCTGTCGGTGTTCCCACCGGTCGCGGGCGGCTGCGTTTCGAGAGGGATATAGGCGCTCTCGCCGTTCGAACCGTCGTGGTCGAGAGAGACGGAACCGGACTCGACGAGGACGGAGGGGCGGAAGACGTCGGTCTCGGTAGAGACGATGAGACGGGCGATGGCGGTCCCGAGAAGCCGGACGCACACCGCGAGCAGCCGGTCGACGCGAACCGAGAGCCCGTCACGTTCGGTCTCGAGGGTCTTCGAACGGGGTTTTTGACGGCGACACCGGTCGCGCTCGGGGTCGGCGGATACGGGATCGCCTTCGGGGTGCTTGCCCACCAGGCCGGCCTGAGCGTGGCCGAGGCGGCACTGATGAGCGCGACCGTGCTCGCGGGAGCCTCGCAGATCGTCGCCGTCGAACTCTGGGCGGATCCGATTCCGGCCGCGACGATCGTGTTCACCGTCTTCGCGATCAACCTCCGGTACTCGTTGATGGGTGCCGCCTTGCAGCCGTGGTTTCAGCACCTCTCACCGAAGCAGATCTACGGGAGTCTGGTCGTCATGGCCGACGAAAACTGGGCGCTGACGATGCGCGAGCTGGCCTCCGGGAGCGGACGGGGCGCGTTCCTTCTGGGAAGCGGGATCGCGATGTGGCTCTGTTGGGTCGCCTCGACGGTTCTCGGAACGATCGCCGGTAGCGCCGTCGGCGATCCGGCCAGGTACGGCTTCGATTTCGTTCTCGCCGCCGTTTTCGTCGCGCTCGCGGTCGAACTCTGGGACGGACGGTCGTCGCTTCACCCCTGGCTCGTCGCGCTCGTCGTTTCCGTCCTCGCGGCCCAGACGATTCCTGGCCGGTGGTATATCCTGCTCGGTGGACTCGCCGCGGCCGCGCTCGAGGTGATCCGGTTTGACGGCTGAGTCGCTGTCGCTCGATCCCGTCGTGGTCGGCGTCGTCCTGGCGATGGCCGTCGTCACGGCGGTGACGAAAGTCGGCGGAATCTGGCTCGTGCGCCGCGTCGAGGTGAGCGAGCGACTCGAGGCCGGACTGTCGGTGTTGCCGGGCGCGATCGTGATCGCGATCCTGGCCCCGGAACTCACGGCGGGAGGTCCCGCGGAGTGGGGGGCTGCCGGCGTCGTTCTGATCGTCATGTGGCGAACCGAGAGCATTCTGCTGGCGCTGTGTGCCGGCGTGCTCGGCGTGGTCCTCTTTCGAGCCGTCGTCTGACCTGCGGCCGCGGTGTCGGTCTCGACCGAACGCGCTTTTATCGGTCCAGCGCCCGAACCGGGGGTATGGAACCGTCGACGCGTATCGAACGGTCCTTCCGAGGGATCTCGGAGCGACTCGCGATCCGGTATCTCCGAAATTTAGGCGGCGAACGGATCGACGACGACGTCGTCGAAGGAGCGGACTGGCGGGCGACGGTCTCGTCCGAATCGGTCACCGTCGGTCCGACGCTGTCGCTCACCGAGGTGACCGTAACGTTCGAGGGAACCGACGACGACCTCGAGTCGCTCGTCGAGCGCTTTGCACGGAAGGCGATGCGCGCGGGTGGCTGAGATGGCCGCCAATCCGATCGACGGCCAGATACTGCTTCTCACCGCCGCGAAAGCGAGCGTCCCGCCGGTGAGATTACCGGATATAGTCGAGGTCGGGCAGGCGCACCTGTGGTCGAACCGCGAACGGTACCGCCGCGAGTACGAACGCGTCCATCGGGGCGACGAACTCGAGGCGTTTCTGGTGCCCGACGATCACTGGGACGGACTCGGAACCGAACTGGATCTCGACGACCGGGAGCGCTCGGCCGTCCGTCGCGCACATCAAGAACAGTTCCGCCGACTCGGCCGTCGAACCGACCAGGAGGAGGCGTTCGAAACCGCCCTCGAGATCCGCGATGCGGTACTCATCGCGATCGAATAACGGCGGTCCGCGATCGCGGCGAACCGACTCCCGACGGGCATATCGAAGAGTCCCGTCGGCCTGACACGAACTCGAGCGCCGGGATGGCAACTATAAAGAGACCGTTTCCCCTTTTGCAAGCCATCGAGACGATGGCTATCAACCAGGAAGTCGAAATGACCGACGCCGAGATCGACGAGTTCCTCGGACGGAACGAAACCGGGGTGCTGTCGCTCGCGCGATCGGACGATCCGTACGCGATTCCGATCTCGTACGGATACGACGCGAGCGAGCGTGCGATCTATCTGCGGTTGGTCTCGACGGCAGAAAGCGAAAAGCGCGACTTTCTCGACTCGGAACCCGACGCGCGTCTCGTCGTCTACGACGAGGCGCAATCGACCTATCGAAGCGTAATCGCAACGGGAGCGCTCTGTAACATTCCCCCGTCCGAACTGACGCCGAACGAGATCGCTCAGTACGGGCAGGCGAAACGGCCGCTGTTCGAGATCTGGGCGCAGGGAACGGACGAACTCGACATCGAGTTGTACCGGCTCGCGCCGGTCTCGCTCGAGGGCCGCCGGACCGACGTCGAACGCGAGGAATAAGATCGGAGTTCGCTCACGACGTCGACTGAGTTTCCGCGAACGCCGACGAGGTGACCGATGCGCCACA contains these protein-coding regions:
- a CDS encoding ubiquitin-like small modifier protein 1, which encodes MEIELRFFATFRDAVGQKERTGTFEDGETVGDVLSSLESEYEGLEGQLIENGAVRDQLSVLKNGRDVVHMAGTETTLEDGDVLSVFPPVAGGCVSRGI
- a CDS encoding LLM class flavin-dependent oxidoreductase encodes the protein MELSAVDLSPVPDDGTAADAYANTVESAQQAERLGYSRFWVAEHHGTADINAGTTPEVLLGHLAAETDSIRIGSGAVLLNHYSPFKVAEVFGALDALAPGRIDAGLGRANGSPAADRALETERHVQNPDEDHAEKITAVVNHLFDDYPDGHDYGDLEIPRSSESAPVPWVLGSGPSSAAIAGKLGLRYCFAAFIRPQFAANAFEEYRDQFRSTELAGSVDEPHGMIAVDAICAETDEEAARRRAVSEAFYRRLQRGALEGIPSVEEAVDELGGVPEPTPATLGPDEWPQTISGDPDTLAGLLEQLAGRVGVDEVMIKHVVADHDHALRSHELLAEGVGLEPR
- a CDS encoding AzlC family ABC transporter permease, coding for MVERDGTGLDEDGGAEDVGLGRDDETGDGGPEKPDAHREQPVDANREPVTFGLEGLRTGFLTATPVALGVGGYGIAFGVLAHQAGLSVAEAALMSATVLAGASQIVAVELWADPIPAATIVFTVFAINLRYSLMGAALQPWFQHLSPKQIYGSLVVMADENWALTMRELASGSGRGAFLLGSGIAMWLCWVASTVLGTIAGSAVGDPARYGFDFVLAAVFVALAVELWDGRSSLHPWLVALVVSVLAAQTIPGRWYILLGGLAAAALEVIRFDG
- a CDS encoding pyridoxamine 5'-phosphate oxidase family protein, producing the protein MAINQEVEMTDAEIDEFLGRNETGVLSLARSDDPYAIPISYGYDASERAIYLRLVSTAESEKRDFLDSEPDARLVVYDEAQSTYRSVIATGALCNIPPSELTPNEIAQYGQAKRPLFEIWAQGTDELDIELYRLAPVSLEGRRTDVEREE
- a CDS encoding OBG GTPase family GTP-binding protein, coding for MGLEEEIDAIEEEIANTPYNKSTEAHIGRLKSKLADKKEKLQNQSSSGGGGGYSVEKHGDATVALVGFPSVGKSSLLNSLTNAESEIGSYEFTTLDVNPGMLSHRGANIQMLDVPGLIEGAASGRGDGQQVLAVVRNADLIVFVLSVFEIDQYDRLQEELYDINIRVDREPPRVTVRPKIKDGIKITSSADQDLDEETISDVLREHGYVNAVLNLQETVTIDRLIDGLMENREYIPSITCVNKVDLIEPEYKETVDDQLRDRDLDPDEVTFISAEKERGLDALKDRLWENLGLIRVYMNKPSRGIDWEEPLVIETGSTVGEAIENLGGEMEERFRFARVTGPSATHDEQQVGTDHVLEDEDVLKLILRR
- a CDS encoding VOC family protein gives rise to the protein MDGTLDHVMVRVSNLEDSLEWYESHLEYEEKDRHEGDGFTIVYLGPEEMHEEGALLELTHNEGTDELAVGDAWGHVAVRVPEGELEAYYEQLMDEGVEDYRDPESCGGRYAFVKDPDGHEIEIVQRDPDEGALWSLDHTMIRVEDADEALGFWTRKFEYDEVGRWESDSFANYFVEPRDAAEEAMSVELTYNYDGRSYETGDAWGHLCVRVDDLEEDWERLMERDAPEYRDPGSNDDMYAFTTDQDGHEIELLERDPDADSLFPF
- a CDS encoding AzlD family protein, which gives rise to MTAESLSLDPVVVGVVLAMAVVTAVTKVGGIWLVRRVEVSERLEAGLSVLPGAIVIAILAPELTAGGPAEWGAAGVVLIVMWRTESILLALCAGVLGVVLFRAVV